A DNA window from Mycolicibacter hiberniae contains the following coding sequences:
- a CDS encoding aminopeptidase P family protein: MTHSSRRARLSAAITALDLDAMLVTDLINVRYLSGFTGSAGALLVYADDRAPVLATDGRYRTQAARQAPDLHLAIERSGARHLIGEAAAAGARRVGFEAHVVTVDQFDALAAALPATATERPVELVRASNTVEALREVKDAGEVALLRLACEAADAALTDLVERGGLRPGRSERHVARELEALMLDHGADAPSFETIVAAGPHSAIPHHRPTDAVLAAGDFVKIDFGALVAGYHSDMTRTFVLGPPADWQREIYAVVEAAQRAGREALRPGAQLREVDAAARTVIGEAGYAETFGHGLGHGVGLRIHEAPGINATADGTLLAGAVVTVEPGVYLADRGGVRIEDTLVVGGGPSAPAGTPPDLLTRFPKELTIL, translated from the coding sequence GTGACACATTCCTCCCGCAGGGCGCGTCTCAGTGCCGCAATCACAGCCCTGGACTTGGACGCGATGCTGGTCACCGACCTGATCAACGTGCGCTATCTGTCCGGATTCACCGGCTCGGCCGGCGCGCTGCTGGTCTACGCCGACGATCGGGCACCGGTCCTGGCCACCGACGGCCGCTACCGCACCCAGGCCGCCCGGCAGGCACCCGACCTGCACCTCGCCATCGAACGCAGCGGCGCGCGCCACCTGATCGGCGAAGCCGCGGCGGCCGGGGCCCGCCGGGTCGGCTTCGAGGCGCATGTGGTGACCGTGGACCAATTCGACGCCCTGGCGGCGGCATTGCCGGCGACCGCCACCGAAAGGCCCGTCGAGCTGGTCCGGGCCTCGAACACGGTGGAGGCGTTGCGGGAGGTCAAGGACGCCGGTGAAGTGGCCCTGCTGCGATTGGCCTGTGAGGCGGCCGACGCGGCCCTGACAGACCTGGTGGAGCGCGGCGGCCTGCGTCCGGGGCGTTCGGAGCGCCACGTCGCCCGCGAACTGGAGGCCTTGATGCTCGACCACGGTGCCGACGCGCCGTCGTTCGAGACGATCGTGGCGGCGGGTCCGCATTCGGCGATCCCGCATCACCGGCCCACCGACGCGGTGCTGGCTGCCGGCGATTTCGTCAAGATCGACTTCGGGGCGCTGGTGGCCGGCTACCACTCGGACATGACCCGCACCTTCGTGCTGGGGCCGCCCGCCGATTGGCAGCGGGAGATCTACGCGGTGGTCGAGGCCGCGCAGCGGGCCGGCCGGGAGGCCCTGCGCCCGGGTGCGCAACTGCGCGAGGTGGATGCGGCCGCGCGGACGGTGATCGGCGAAGCCGGCTACGCCGAGACCTTCGGGCACGGCCTCGGGCACGGGGTGGGGCTGCGAATTCACGAAGCGCCCGGAATCAATGCGACGGCCGACGGTACACTGCTTGCCGGTGCTGTGGTGACCGTAGAGCCCGGCGTCTATCTGGCCGATCGTGGCGGCGTCCGCATCGAGGACACGCTGGTGGTAGGCGGTGGACCTTCAGCGCCCGCCGGGACACCCCCGGACCTGCTGACTCGGTTCCCCAAGGAACTGACCATCCTCTAG
- the efp gene encoding elongation factor P encodes MASTADFKNGLVLVIDGQLWQITEFQHVKPGKGPAFVRTKLKNVVSGKVVDKTYNAGVKVETATVDRRDATYLYRDGNDFVFMDSEDYEQHPLPESLVGDSANYLLESMLVQIAFHNGVPLYLELPVSVELVVTHTEPGLQGDRSSAGTKPATVETGAQINVPLFINTGDKLKIDTRDGSYLGRVNS; translated from the coding sequence GTGGCTTCAACTGCTGATTTCAAAAACGGGCTGGTGCTGGTGATCGACGGCCAGCTCTGGCAGATCACCGAGTTCCAGCACGTCAAGCCGGGCAAGGGCCCGGCCTTCGTCCGCACCAAGCTCAAGAACGTGGTCTCGGGCAAGGTGGTCGACAAGACCTACAACGCGGGCGTGAAGGTGGAGACCGCCACCGTCGACCGCCGCGACGCCACCTACCTGTACCGCGACGGCAACGACTTCGTGTTCATGGACAGCGAAGACTACGAGCAGCACCCGCTGCCGGAGTCGCTGGTCGGTGACTCGGCCAACTACCTGCTGGAGAGCATGCTGGTGCAGATCGCCTTCCACAACGGGGTGCCGCTGTACCTGGAGCTGCCGGTCAGCGTCGAGTTGGTGGTCACCCACACCGAGCCCGGCCTGCAGGGAGACCGGTCCAGTGCGGGCACCAAGCCGGCCACCGTGGAGACCGGCGCCCAGATCAACGTGCCGCTGTTCATCAACACCGGAGACAAGCTGAAGATCGACACCCGCGATGGCAGCTATCTGGGACGGGTCAACTCCTGA
- a CDS encoding FMN-dependent NADH-azoreductase has protein sequence MKTLWVRASPKEEHSLSSALAEAFLQAAPSAAVGDVERFSVWSEEMLVFGREAAFAKFAPLYGERRTPEQKQVWSDVLAEIDRVRQFDRLVISSPMWNWHVPHALKAWIDIIVQPMASFTVNERGEHVGTLGAGKPVQLILTRSSAYDGNRADLQDFQRPYLEYVFTMLGYTVETLVVEPTTRWTAEERAQMREAALETARRAGAGLAGGAG, from the coding sequence ATGAAGACGCTGTGGGTGCGGGCAAGCCCCAAAGAAGAACATTCGCTGTCCTCGGCGCTGGCAGAGGCCTTCCTGCAGGCCGCACCCAGCGCCGCGGTCGGCGACGTCGAGCGGTTCTCGGTGTGGAGCGAGGAGATGCTGGTGTTCGGGCGGGAGGCCGCGTTCGCCAAGTTCGCCCCCCTCTACGGCGAACGCCGGACGCCGGAGCAGAAGCAGGTCTGGTCGGACGTGCTGGCCGAGATCGACCGGGTCCGCCAGTTCGACCGGCTGGTGATCTCCTCGCCGATGTGGAATTGGCATGTGCCGCACGCCCTCAAGGCATGGATCGACATCATCGTGCAGCCCATGGCCAGCTTCACCGTCAACGAGCGCGGCGAGCACGTGGGGACGCTGGGCGCCGGCAAACCGGTTCAACTCATCTTGACCCGCTCCAGCGCCTACGACGGCAACCGGGCCGACCTGCAGGACTTTCAGCGGCCCTACCTCGAGTACGTGTTCACCATGCTCGGCTACACCGTCGAGACACTGGTGGTCGAGCCGACCACGCGGTGGACCGCCGAGGAGCGCGCCCAGATGCGCGAAGCCGCCTTGGAAACGGCCCGCCGTGCCGGCGCCGGGCTTGCCGGCGGCGCTGGCTGA
- a CDS encoding aminotransferase class I/II-fold pyridoxal phosphate-dependent enzyme, whose product MVEGWDAPNRRLRVSALAAVANPSYSRVDTWNLLDDACRQLAEANRAGLDTTHHVARVKRLLDRLGAYERYWLFPGAANLAAFRDHVESLATVSLTERVSLVVRLLSDYGDRAALFDLGLPLSEQELVAQARQQQFYTVLLADDSPPDAPESLADNLRRLRNPDDDVQIELLVVSSVEDAVTAVALNGEIQAAIVRHDLPLRSRDRVPLMTTLLGAQDDAVGAGGGRDAIECGEWMRLLRPHIDLYLLTDESIAADTEDEPDVYDRSFYRLNDVTDLHSTVLAGIRKRYATPFFDALRAYAAEPVGQFHALPVARGASIFNSRTLQDMGEFYGRNIFMAETSSTSGGLDSLLDPHGTIRVAMNKAAKTWNADHTYFVTNGTSTANKIVVQALTRPGDIVLIDRNCHKSHHYGLVLAGAYPLYLDAYPLAPFAIYGAVALRTIKRALLDLEAAGQLHRVRMLLLTNCTFDGVVYNPRRVMEEILAIKPDICFLWDEAWYAFATAVPWARQRTAMVAAEGLEATLGSAHYAREYQAWHDRMEGIDRDQWSEHRLLPHPSARVRVYATHSTHKSLSALRQASMIHIRDQDFNALARESFAEAFLTHTSTSPNQQLLASLDLARRQVDIEGFDMVRRVYDMALVFRHRVRKDRLIGKWFHILDESDLVPDRFRESTVSSYREVRQGALGSWNEAWRSDEFVLDPTRVTLYVGKTGMTGYDFREKVLMQRFGIQINKTSINSVLLIFTIGVTWSSVHYLLDALRRVAGELDRAWTTAGADDRALQRRRITEITEDLPPLPDFSAFAPAFRPGGTSSPIGDMRAAFYDGYEETDREHVLLGDAGRRVADGKTLVSTTFVVPYPPGFPVLVPGQVISKEILYFLAELDVKEIHGYNPELGLAVFTQDALDRYTRAVQAGA is encoded by the coding sequence ATGGTCGAGGGCTGGGACGCACCGAATCGGAGACTGCGGGTATCGGCGCTGGCGGCGGTGGCCAACCCGTCGTACTCACGGGTCGACACCTGGAACCTGCTCGACGACGCCTGCCGGCAACTGGCCGAGGCCAACCGGGCCGGGCTGGACACCACCCACCATGTCGCGCGGGTCAAACGCCTGCTCGACCGGCTCGGCGCCTACGAGCGGTACTGGCTGTTTCCGGGCGCGGCGAACCTGGCCGCCTTCCGCGATCACGTCGAGTCGCTGGCGACGGTGTCGCTGACCGAGCGGGTATCGCTGGTGGTGCGGCTGCTGTCGGACTACGGCGACCGGGCGGCGCTGTTCGATCTCGGCTTGCCGCTCTCCGAGCAGGAACTGGTGGCCCAAGCCCGCCAGCAGCAGTTCTACACGGTGCTGCTGGCCGACGACTCGCCGCCGGATGCGCCCGAGAGCCTGGCCGACAACCTGCGCCGGCTGCGCAACCCCGACGACGACGTACAGATCGAACTGCTGGTGGTGTCCAGCGTCGAAGACGCCGTCACCGCGGTAGCGCTCAACGGTGAGATCCAGGCCGCCATCGTGCGCCACGACCTGCCGTTGCGGTCGCGTGACCGCGTGCCGCTGATGACCACGCTGCTGGGCGCGCAGGACGACGCGGTGGGCGCCGGGGGCGGTCGCGACGCCATCGAATGCGGTGAGTGGATGCGCCTGCTGCGCCCGCACATCGACCTGTACCTGCTGACCGACGAGTCGATCGCCGCCGACACCGAAGATGAGCCGGACGTCTACGACCGCAGCTTCTACCGGCTCAACGATGTCACCGACCTGCACAGCACAGTGCTTGCCGGTATCCGAAAGCGCTACGCCACACCGTTTTTCGATGCCCTACGTGCCTATGCGGCCGAGCCGGTCGGCCAGTTCCACGCGCTTCCGGTGGCGCGCGGCGCCAGCATCTTCAACTCGCGCACGCTGCAGGACATGGGAGAGTTCTACGGCCGCAACATCTTTATGGCCGAGACCTCCTCGACCTCCGGCGGCCTCGACTCGTTGCTCGACCCGCACGGCACTATCCGGGTGGCGATGAACAAGGCCGCCAAAACCTGGAACGCCGACCACACCTACTTCGTCACCAACGGGACCTCGACGGCCAACAAGATCGTGGTGCAGGCGCTGACCCGGCCCGGTGACATCGTCCTGATCGACCGGAACTGCCACAAGTCGCACCACTACGGGCTGGTGCTGGCCGGCGCCTACCCGCTGTACCTGGATGCCTATCCGCTGGCGCCGTTCGCGATCTACGGGGCGGTGGCGCTGCGCACCATCAAACGCGCCCTGCTCGACCTGGAGGCCGCCGGCCAGCTGCATCGCGTCCGGATGCTGCTGCTGACCAACTGCACCTTCGACGGCGTCGTCTACAACCCACGCCGGGTGATGGAAGAGATCCTGGCCATCAAGCCCGACATCTGCTTCCTGTGGGACGAGGCGTGGTACGCGTTCGCCACCGCGGTGCCGTGGGCTCGCCAGCGCACCGCGATGGTGGCCGCCGAAGGGCTGGAGGCCACCCTGGGCTCAGCCCACTACGCCCGCGAGTATCAGGCGTGGCACGACCGCATGGAAGGCATCGACCGCGACCAGTGGAGCGAGCACCGTCTGTTGCCGCACCCGTCGGCGCGGGTGCGGGTGTATGCGACCCACTCGACGCACAAATCGCTGTCGGCGCTGCGGCAGGCGTCGATGATCCATATCCGCGACCAGGACTTCAACGCGCTGGCCCGGGAGTCCTTCGCCGAGGCGTTTTTGACCCACACCTCGACCTCGCCCAACCAGCAACTGCTCGCATCCCTGGACCTGGCCCGCCGCCAGGTGGATATCGAGGGCTTCGACATGGTGCGGCGGGTGTACGACATGGCGCTGGTGTTTCGCCACCGGGTCCGCAAGGACCGACTGATCGGCAAGTGGTTCCACATCCTCGACGAGAGCGACCTGGTTCCCGATCGATTCCGGGAGTCCACGGTCAGCTCCTACCGGGAGGTGCGCCAGGGGGCGCTGGGGTCGTGGAACGAGGCGTGGCGGTCCGACGAGTTCGTCCTCGACCCGACCCGGGTGACGCTTTACGTCGGCAAGACCGGGATGACCGGCTACGACTTCCGCGAGAAGGTCCTGATGCAGCGGTTCGGCATCCAGATCAACAAGACATCGATCAACTCGGTGTTGTTGATCTTCACCATCGGGGTCACCTGGTCGAGCGTGCACTATCTGCTCGACGCGCTGCGACGGGTCGCGGGCGAACTCGATCGCGCCTGGACCACGGCCGGCGCCGACGACCGCGCCCTGCAGCGCCGCCGGATCACCGAGATCACCGAGGACCTGCCGCCGCTGCCGGACTTCAGCGCGTTTGCGCCGGCCTTCCGCCCCGGCGGCACCAGCAGCCCGATCGGCGACATGCGCGCGGCGTTCTACGACGGCTACGAGGAGACCGACCGCGAGCATGTGCTGCTCGGGGATGCCGGTCGCCGGGTCGCGGACGGCAAGACGCTGGTGTCGACCACCTTCGTCGTGCCATACCCGCCGGGCTTCCCGGTGCTGGTTCCCGGTCAGGTGATCTCCAAGGAGATCCTGTACTTCCTGGCCGAACTCGACGTCAAGGAGATCCACGGCTACAACCCCGAACTGGGACTGGCGGTGTTCACCCAGGACGCCTTGGACCGCTACACCCGGGCTGTCCAGGCGGGTGCTTAG
- a CDS encoding acyl-CoA dehydrogenase family protein, translated as MTTTTAPELTDEFVSRLAQRAAAAEELRQLPAETVEDFRTSGLAGLLLPARYGGRQAEFPEILDPIRRMAHGCASSAWTLGFYMLHNWMLALFGEQAQDEVFAGGPVLCPAPLAPTGRGVPDGDGIRLSGRWSWATGVMECDWIMVGAICGPDDAPYPALVLLPATDIRVEDVWHTAGMRATGSNDVLIDDVFVPAHRLVKVVDIYSGTAPGADLHDASAYRWPMVPALALAAAMPALGSAEWVTDLFAERLTQRVLAYSGAAQKNQPAAQIRLGDARVRLRALRGLLDDTVGRIQDAVDARERISRSARADARAAAAHIVHESRAVIADLLEASGASAQFVTNPMQRAKRDVDVICGHVVFDYDVARELAGALEAGVKISPISMI; from the coding sequence ATGACGACCACGACCGCACCCGAGTTGACCGACGAATTCGTCTCGCGCCTGGCGCAGCGCGCCGCGGCAGCCGAAGAGCTGCGCCAGTTGCCGGCCGAGACCGTCGAGGACTTCCGCACCTCGGGGCTTGCCGGTCTGCTCCTGCCGGCGCGCTACGGCGGCCGGCAGGCCGAGTTCCCCGAGATCCTCGACCCGATTCGGCGCATGGCCCACGGTTGCGCGTCGAGCGCCTGGACGCTCGGGTTCTACATGCTGCACAACTGGATGCTGGCGCTCTTCGGCGAGCAGGCCCAGGACGAGGTGTTCGCCGGCGGGCCGGTGCTGTGCCCGGCGCCGCTGGCGCCGACCGGCCGCGGGGTGCCCGACGGCGACGGCATCCGGCTTTCCGGGCGGTGGTCGTGGGCCACCGGGGTGATGGAATGCGACTGGATCATGGTGGGGGCGATCTGCGGACCCGACGACGCCCCTTACCCGGCCCTGGTGTTGTTGCCCGCCACCGACATCCGGGTCGAGGACGTCTGGCACACCGCGGGCATGCGGGCCACCGGCTCCAACGACGTGCTGATCGACGATGTGTTCGTCCCGGCGCACCGGCTGGTCAAGGTCGTCGACATCTACTCGGGCACCGCCCCGGGCGCCGACCTGCACGACGCGTCGGCGTATCGATGGCCGATGGTGCCGGCGCTGGCGCTGGCCGCGGCGATGCCCGCCCTCGGGTCGGCCGAATGGGTCACGGACCTGTTCGCCGAGCGTTTGACACAACGCGTGCTCGCCTATTCCGGTGCCGCGCAGAAGAACCAGCCGGCCGCCCAGATCCGCCTCGGCGACGCCCGGGTTCGGCTGCGCGCCCTGCGCGGGCTGCTCGACGACACCGTCGGCCGGATTCAGGACGCCGTGGACGCCCGGGAGCGGATCAGCCGCTCCGCGCGTGCCGACGCGCGCGCGGCCGCCGCCCACATCGTCCACGAATCCCGCGCCGTGATCGCCGATCTGCTCGAAGCCTCCGGGGCCAGCGCGCAGTTCGTCACCAACCCGATGCAGCGCGCCAAACGCGACGTCGACGTCATCTGCGGACACGTGGTGTTCGACTATGACGTGGCGCGTGAGCTGGCCGGCGCGCTCGAGGCGGGCGTGAAGATATCGCCGATCTCGATGATCTGA
- a CDS encoding TetR/AcrR family transcriptional regulator, whose product MATTDGARGGNRLSAQDWVQAGFRILAEDGVKALTIDRLCRRLGVTKGSFYWHFTDMKSYRQAMVDTWAAVRDEDRGDFDALSSLPPRERLSHMMTALVSPGHWILERAMREWARSEEAVASAVASSDRRVLHAVRQVFLDEGFAPEEADMRANATFAAGIGFLHLSGSAPSPRAAGRREKFLDVMLRH is encoded by the coding sequence ATGGCCACGACGGACGGTGCGCGCGGCGGCAATCGGCTGTCCGCGCAGGACTGGGTGCAGGCCGGGTTCCGGATTTTGGCCGAGGACGGCGTCAAGGCGCTGACCATCGACCGGCTGTGCCGGCGGCTCGGGGTCACCAAGGGCAGCTTTTACTGGCACTTCACCGACATGAAGTCCTATCGGCAGGCGATGGTGGACACCTGGGCGGCGGTGCGCGACGAAGACCGCGGCGACTTCGATGCGCTCTCGTCGCTGCCGCCGCGCGAGCGCCTGTCGCACATGATGACCGCGCTGGTGAGCCCCGGCCACTGGATCCTCGAACGCGCGATGCGGGAATGGGCGCGATCGGAGGAGGCCGTCGCCTCGGCGGTGGCCAGCTCGGACCGTCGGGTGCTGCACGCGGTCCGGCAGGTGTTCCTCGATGAGGGCTTCGCGCCCGAGGAGGCCGATATGCGGGCCAACGCCACCTTCGCCGCCGGTATCGGCTTTCTGCACCTGTCCGGTTCGGCGCCGAGCCCGCGCGCGGCGGGCCGCCGGGAGAAGTTCCTGGATGTGATGCTGCGGCACTGA
- the nusB gene encoding transcription antitermination factor NusB — protein sequence MPAGKPVKGRHQARKRAVDLLFEAEARGLTPAQGAELRSKLAREQPDVSPLHPYTVLVARGVTEHNAHIDDLITSHLQGWKLERLPAVDRAILRVAIWELLHADDVPEPVAVDEAVKLAKELSTDDSPGFVNGVLGQVMLVTPQLRAASLAVRGTTAPEPAEADAQEAEPAAESDPQD from the coding sequence ATGCCCGCTGGCAAGCCGGTAAAGGGCCGGCATCAGGCCCGCAAGCGCGCGGTCGATCTGCTCTTCGAGGCCGAGGCCCGGGGCCTGACCCCGGCCCAGGGCGCCGAGTTGCGGTCGAAGCTGGCCAGGGAGCAGCCCGACGTCTCCCCGCTGCACCCCTACACCGTGCTGGTGGCCCGCGGGGTGACCGAGCACAACGCGCATATCGACGACCTGATCACCTCGCACCTGCAGGGCTGGAAGCTCGAGCGGCTGCCGGCCGTGGACCGCGCGATCCTGCGGGTGGCGATCTGGGAGCTGCTGCACGCCGACGACGTGCCCGAACCGGTGGCCGTCGACGAGGCGGTGAAGCTGGCCAAGGAGCTGTCCACCGACGACTCGCCGGGCTTCGTCAACGGCGTGCTCGGTCAGGTGATGCTGGTGACGCCGCAACTGCGGGCGGCGTCGCTGGCGGTCCGCGGGACCACCGCGCCCGAGCCGGCCGAAGCCGACGCGCAAGAAGCTGAGCCCGCCGCGGAGTCCGACCCGCAGGACTGA